TCTGGAGACTATCTTAATTTACCAGTTCCGCTAGAATCGCCCTTGATGCTCCCCAAGGACCTGCTCGATATCCTGGTCTGTCCCGCCTGCAAGCAGCCGCTCGCCTACAGCGCCGAAAAACAGACGCTGAAGT
This DNA window, taken from Terriglobales bacterium, encodes the following:
- a CDS encoding Trm112 family protein, which gives rise to MLPKDLLDILVCPACKQPLAYSAEKQTLKCAACRRVYPIRDDIPILLVDEAKIEE